In a single window of the Rhizoctonia solani chromosome 16, complete sequence genome:
- a CDS encoding amino acid kinase family: MASRKARATSTAHSLTIVIKLGTSSIVHEKTHQPLLSLLSSIVETVVNLKNEGHRVVLVSSGAIGVGLKRMDMASRPKSVSGKQALAAIGQGRLIALWDNLFGQLGQPIAQVLLTRGDISDRTRYLNAVNTLSELLSMGVVPIINENDTISVSEIKFGDNDTLSAITSSMLHADYLFLLTDVDSLYTANPRKDPSARAIEVVESVSTIRTQVSTATLGSSLGTGGMETKLIAAEIATAAGVATVITSSKDPTAIFRIIAYNTAAHTIRIRDAAHALLPSTTLPPSTPETPAVRTPAREITPAHTPLRKDLVSSTELPPKTAHPESNRRGSL, encoded by the exons ATGGCCTCAAGGAAAGCCCGCGCGACATCTACTGCCCATTCGCTGACTATCGTAATCAAACTTG GCACGTCATCGATTGTTCACGAAAAGACGCACCAGCCTTTGCTGTCCTTGCTATCTTCTATAGTTGAAACAGTAGTCAATCTCAAGAATGAAGGACACAGGGTAGTTCTAGTATCCTCAGGTGCTATTGGAGTTGGCTTAAAGCGAATGGACATGGCGTCGCGCCCAAAAAGTGTATCCGGTAAACAA GCTCTTGCTGCTATTGGACAAGGACGGCTTATAGCCCTATGGGACAATCTGTTTGGACAACTGGGTCAACCTATCGCCCAGGTCTTGTTGACGAGAGGTGATATATCCGAT CGGACGCGATATTTGAACGCAGTAAATACGCTTTCTGAGCTGCTGTCTATGGGCGTGGTGCCTATAATTAACGAAAACGACACAATCTCTGTCAGC GAAATTAAATTTGGTGACAACGATACATTATCTGCCATAACTTCATCTATGCTTCATGCGGATTATCTGTTTCTTTTGACCGACGTCGATAGTCTGTATACTGCTAACCCTAGAAAGGACCCATCTGCACGCGCTATTGAAGTAGTGGAGAGCGTTTCTACGATTCGTACACAAG TAAGCACTGCGACCTTGGGTTCTAGCCTAGGCACTGGGGGTATGGAAACCAAGCTTATCGCTGCCGAAATTGCAACTGCAGCCGGGGTAGCTACAGTGATCACGTCTTCCAAGGACCCAACAGCGATTTTCCGTATAATCGCGTACAACACTGCTGCCCATACTATCCGCATTAGGGACGCGGCCCATGCACTCCTCCCTTCAACTACCCTTCCTCCGTCCACCCCAGAAACGCCGGCGGTTCGCACGCCAGCTAGGGAAATCACACCTGCGCATACACCTCTTAGAAAGGACTTGGTCTCGTCTACAGAGTTGCCCCCCAAAACCGCTCACCCTGAATCAAATCGGAGGGGGAGCCTATGA
- a CDS encoding tryptophanyl-tRNA synthetase, giving the protein MQAQLRIATNLARTTRVQALPHHSPYVLNSVHEALRYTSSGQHKPPKTIFSGIQPTGIPHLGNYLGALVNWVHLQRNSAPADRLFFSIVGLHALTLPQDPVKLRQERLDTLAILLAIGLDPRRSVIFCQDQVPQHAELAWMLNCTTPMGKLQRMTTWKSKIAIARNANSTDEVDESHLNLGLFAYPVLQAADILLYRATHVPVGEDQQQHLELSRDLADLFNRTHKERVFPLPQHIITPAKRILSLRDPSQKMSKSAPHPASRILLTDPPEAIDKKIKSAVTDSERGVEYDPVARPGVANLLTILDACRGLSGENPPDQGGDTSTRLETLASELSTLSHAEFKRWVSDAVQSTLAPIRDEYTRIRADESYLRDVAEAGRMRAFEVAENTMADVREVLGVGRL; this is encoded by the exons atgcaaGCCCAACTCCGGATTGCGACCAACCTCGCCCGAACAACTCGAGTGCAAGCTTTACCACACCATTCGCCATACGTTCTCAACTCGGTACATGAAGCCTTGAGGTATACCTCGAGCGGGCAGCATAAACCTCCCAAGACCATATTCTCCGGTATTCAGCCAACCGGCATTCCCCAT CtaggaaactatctcggcGCACTTGTCAACTGGGTTCATCTCCAAAGAAATTCAGCTCCAGCTGATCGACTGTTCTTCTCGATCGTAGGGCTGCATGCCTTGACGCTGCCTCAAGACCCAGTCAAACTGAGGCAAGAAAGGTTAGATACGCTGGCGATCTTGCTGGCTATTGGGTTGGATCCCCGAAGGAGTGTTATATTCTGCCAGGATCAA GTTCCACAACACGCAGAGCTCGCATGGATGCTCAATTGTACCACCCCGATGGGGAAACTCCAACGCATGACCACTTGGAAG TCTAAAATCGCAATTGCCCGCAACGCGAACTCCACGGATGAGGTGGATGAATCACACCTGAACCTCGGCCTCTTTGCGTACCCCGTACTGCAGGCCGCAGACATCCTTCTCTATCG CGCCACCCATGTACCTGTGGGGGAAGATCAACAGCAACACCTCGAACTCAGTCGGGATCTCGCAGACCTTTTTAACAGAACCCACAAGGAACGGGTCTTCCCACTTCCACAACACATCATAA CCCCAGCTAAACGTATTCTCTCGCTACGAGACCCTAGTCAGAAAATGTCGAAATCGGCACCTCACCCGGCTTCGCGCATCTTATTAACAGACCCCCCGGAAGCGATTGATAAAAAGATCAAGAGCGCCGTGACGGATTCGGAACGTGGGGTCGAATACGATCCTGTTGCAAGACCGGGGGTGGCGAACCTGCTGACCATTCTGGACGCCTGTCGGGGCCTATCGGGTGAAAATCCACCAGACCAGGGTGGAGATACGAGCACGAGGCTcgaaacccttgcgtctgaGCTTTCCACCCTCTCCCACGCCGAGTTTAAGCGATGGGTGAGCGACGCCGTTCAATCGACCCTGGCCCCGATTCGGGACGAGTATACACGCATAAGGGCCGATGAGTCGTACCTCCGGGACGTTGCCGAGGCCGGACGTATGCGTGCGTTTGAAGTTGCGGAAAACACGATGGCGGATGTGAGAGAAGTGCTAGGCGTTGGTCGGTTGTAG
- a CDS encoding DOPA 4,5-dioxygenase: MQITIKQAIQPPTDVERVLEEEIQEWHFHIYFLQRNAAQHAAALALRDAILRLRRDGAFVAVPLYRVNTAPVGPHPAVPFAQYVILIAGVGIFAHHHRPTIEERKVAGRKIEETLRGDREAAPAPTEG; the protein is encoded by the exons ATGCAGATTACTATCAAGCAAGCCATCCAGCCGCCTACGGATGTAGAGCGCGTCTTGGAGGAAGAAATTCA AGAATGGCACTTTC ATATTTACTTCCTGCAACGCAACGCTGCTCAACATGCTGCAGCGCTCGCGCTCCGTGATGCCATCTTACGCCTACGTCGTGATGGTGCTTTCGTAGCGGTCCCCCTGTACAGGGTAAACACTGCCCCGGTCGGCCCACATCCCGCTG TACCCTTTGCTCAGTATGTCATTTTGATCGCCGG AGTTGGGATATTCGCGCATCATCACCGGCCGACCATTGAAGAACGCAAGGTTGCTGGGCGGAAGATCGAAGAGACGCTTCGTGGAGATAGGGAGGCTGCACCAGCTCCAACGGAAGGTTGA
- a CDS encoding Lipase (class 3) has protein sequence MLFKLLAHTLAGAGRKICPWKIFPRSRMGSKLRLERDDVDGPAIDKRETVLALAKMTNNAWQLDCGSQHRLGARCDGFRGHVFLSADNATAILSIKGTSAGLLGGGGPTVRKDKLNDNLMFSCCCAHVDWTWSTVCGCFGGGNKCDEDCVEDALTDESLFYPVGINLYNNLTYMYPNAKIWVIGHSLGGALASLIGTTFGAPTVAFEAPGERMAAQRLHLPMPSIIYDTVTELHWSADIRTHGIVVVIEQLLAADWSEQTGKSNNKKGCEDIGTSLEDRWKYLRRSQKTIALNATYGSLEII, from the exons ATGCTTTTCAAGCTGCTCGCGCACACTCTCGCAGGCGCCGGAAGGAAAATCTGTCCTTGGAAGATTTTCCCTCGATCGAGAATGGGGTCAAAGCTTAGGTTGGAACGAGATGACGTCGATGGACCTGCTATCGACAAACGCGAGACGGTCCTCGCGCTGGCCAAGATGACAAATAACGC GTGGCAACTGGACTGCG GATCACAACATCGGTTGGGAGCCAGATGCGACGGGTTCCGTGGTCACGTATTTCTTTCTGCCGATAATGCCACTGCAATACTTTCTATCAAAGGGACCAGCGCTGGCCTGTTGGGTGGCGGTGGACCCACTGTACGCAAAGATAAGCTGAACGATAACCTAATGTTCAGCTGTTGTTGCGCCCATGTCGATTGGACTTGGTCGACTGTTTGTGGATGCTTCGGGGGAGGAAACAAATGTGACGAAGACTGTGTCGAGGATGCGCTGACGGATGAGAGCTTATTTTACCCTGTGGGAATT AATTTGTACAACAATCTCACATACATGTACCCTAACGCAAAGATATGGGTAATCGGCCACAGCCTAGGAGGTGCACTTGCCTCACTGATTGGCACGACCTTTGGTGCACCCACCGTAGCGTTCGAGGCACCTGGAGAACGCATGGCCGCTCAGAGACTTCATCTCCCCATGCCT TCTATCATATACGATACTGTTACCGAACTTCACTGGTCGGCAGATATCCGAACTCATGGGATCGTAGTGGTTATCGAGCAACTGCTAGCCGCTGACTGGAGCGAACAAACCGGAAAGTCGAACAACAAGAAGGGATG TGAAGACATTGGCACTTCGTTGGAGGATCGGTGGAAGTACCTACGCCGAAGCCAGAAGACGATTGCGTTGAATGCTACATATGGGAGTTTGGAGATTATATGA
- a CDS encoding clampless1 Clp1 protein, whose translation MATSGVQIPQVPRVEPINPTRGPRSVCNNPRHINPDRAVLSYYVFWTHQCSSATAHNIDLHDRRAYRDMNMPRSFSPSPSPPSDQNEFSKTRGKPTLTPRRPKSHRNAGDIQVSPAYAKGRKPSLPLLVLQHAQPTNTLSRAQRRPPTDTHMS comes from the coding sequence ATGGCGACCTCAGGTGTTCAAATACCCCAAGTCCCTCGAGTCGAGCCCATCAATCCTACTCGAGGGCCCCGTTCGGTCTGTAACAACCCAAGGCACATAAACCCAGACCGTGCTGTGCTCAGCTACTATGTCTTTTGGACCCACCAGTGCTCCTCTGCTACCGCCCACAACATTGATCTGCACGACAGAAGAGCATACCGCGACATGAATATGCCAAGGTCATTCTCGCCCTCGCCTTCACCACCATCCGACCAAAATGAATTCTCCAAGACTCGAGGAAAGCCAACGCTCACTCCGAGGCGCCCAAAGTCGCACAGGAACGCGGGAGACATTCAGGTTTCTCCTGCCTATGCCAAGGGTCGGAAACCATCGTTACCTTTACTGGTACTCCAACACGCCCAACCCACGAACACACTCTCCCGAGCCCAGAGACGACCCCCCACCGACACGCACATGTCGTAG
- a CDS encoding Mak10 subunit, NatC N(alpha)-terminal acetyltransferase — protein sequence MSTLVDITELLDSATQELELGQVLFMPNFSLFDAMSAIEIMDPRMDSALVPPGVDPPEVPFTDPNAPLLAEEVCWILDRTMAAEMGWHSGYALSQTLYTSLYIHQIAPVSSHGALPQYFPAWRQDPARPMGLVSIVLQAGLMAIVKTCDWVWRELSGGNVFDLEDFNADKADVSLYEGVQVQTVVAELDKALVWLDRWSTTDAVWKYALHHRIALRKHILLSVSVGQNESSIAERATHVSNALASYHSVRAGPVPGTPPSSSPLHAAFDPTINRRLVVSMPLKVIKLMPTDDAWKALQGMLQGVLETCKALNSVDLLEMMMLLRLRARLPASRNRSAYVRSLNASLLMTKLMPPNRWRSRTKPVNPERPVLQLFLSQLLGLSLDDIRALNNLPSGIASLPVSPEDLEESAERLLLQHALCLCHNRPRMRRKLSKSLADWHELWENTIDTALLVRKDPVLQRLRRLPLGILHIKLENIIDLTFAGFETELYGEAEWPLLYWHLSRVLTQQSYNWLAPADFYHLPSVIIAALIVDFFADSASALLGDLLSPEV from the exons ATGTCAACTTTGGTCGATATCACAGAATTGCTCGACTCTGCAACTCAAG AGTTGGAATTGGGACAGGTTCTGTTTATGCCGAATTTCTCATTGTTCGATGCAATGAGCGCCATCGAG ATCATGGATCCCCGAATGGACAGCGCCCTTGTACCCCCAGGGGTTGATCCTCCCGAAGTACCGTTTACGGATCCGAACGCGCCTCTGCTCGCCGAAGAGGTCTGTTGGATATTGGATCGTACAATGGCCGCAGAG ATGGGCTGGCACAGTGGCTACGCACTCTCCCAGACGCTGTACACGTCACTTTACATACACCAAATAGCACCCGTGTCAAGTCACGGGGCGTTGCCGCAGTACTTTCCGGCGTGGAGGCAGGATCCGGCCCGGCCTATGGGGTTAGTGTCGATTGTGCTGCAGGCGGGCTTGATGGCGATTGTCAAGACGTGTGATTGGGTATGGAGAGAGTTGAGCGGGGGAAATGTATTCGAT TTGGAGGATTTTAATGCAGACAAAGCGGATGTTTCTTTATATGAGGGAGTACAGGTTCAAACTGTCGTTGCAGAGCTCGACAAGGCGCTGGTTTGGTTGGATAGATGGTCGA CAACTGATGCGGTATGGAAATACGCTCTACATCATCGAATAGCTTTGCGAAAG CATATACTGCTCTCGGTCTCAGTGGGTCAAAACGAGAGCTCGATTGCAGAAAGGGCGACGCATGTATCCAATGCATTGGCTAGCTATCACTCCGTACGAGCTGGCCCCGTACCTGGAACACCTCCTTCATCATCTCCGTTACATGCTGCGTTTGATCCTACAATCAATAGGAGACTCGTAGTCAGTATGCCTCTAAAG GTTATTAAATTAATGCCCACGGATGATGCTTGGAAAGCTTTACAAGGGATGCTACAAGGTGTTCTAGAAACCTGCAAGGCACTCAATTCCGTAGACTTGCTTGAGATGATG ATGCTGCTGAGGCTCCGGGCGCGGCTCCCTGCCTCTCGGAACAGAAGTGCCTACGTCCGATCACTAAATGCG TCCTTGTTGATGACCAAGTTGATGCCTCCAAATCGATGGCGAAGTAGAACCAAGCCAGTAAACCCCGAGCGCCCGGTGCTTCAATTGTTCCTATCTCAACTATTGGGGCTTTCTCTGGATGACATTCGGGCTTTGAACAACTTGCCTTCCGGCATAGCGAGTCTTCCTGTATCCCCTGAAGATCTCGAGGAGAGCGCAGAACGG CTCCTCCTCCAACACGCCTTGTGTTTGTGCCATAATCGCCCACGGATGCGTCGGAAATTGTCTAAGAGCCTGGCTGATTGGCACGAACTGTGGGAGAATACCATTGATACGGCTCTACTGGTCAGGAAAGAT CCAGTACTTCAGCGACTACGCCGTTTGCCACTTGGAATACTTCATATTAAACTGGAGAACATAATCGACTTGACGTTTGCCGGATTTGAGACCGAACTATACGGGGAAGCCGAATGGCCGTTGTTGTATTGGCATTTATCCCGGGTACTTACCCAGCAG AGTTATAATTGGCTAGCCCCTGCCGACTTCTACCACCTCCCATCCGTCATTATCGCCGCTCTTATCGTCGATTTTTTCGCGGATTCGGCCTCTGCGCTGTTAGGGGATCTATTATCCCCGGAAGTCTGA